In Dyadobacter sp. NIV53, a single window of DNA contains:
- the uvrC gene encoding excinuclease ABC subunit UvrC, producing MPEFNYKEELSKIPFDPGVYRYFDETGEVIYVGKAKSLRNRVSSYFLKSNQHDRKTKRLVSQIRRIEYTIVHSEWDALLLENQLIKQLQPKFNILLKDDKTYPFICVTDEPFPRVYVTRNLDRKKGTFYGPFANLRSMHTLLDLFKSLYTIRSCQLPLNKTNIEAGKFKVCLEYHIGNCKGPCEGLQSKEDYNVEIDQVHNMLKGNLSLPQQYFKEKMLEAAEQMAFEHAHSWKTKIEHLSSFQSKATVINPKIGNVDVLTIVSDEEAAYLNFMKITEGYMVATQTVEIKKKLDESDVDLLAMMIVEMRTKYGAEAKELISNLKPDLELKLEVIVPQIGDKKKLLDMSMKNVMYFRREKAERRAVEESATTSKKDRILIRLKTDLQLKSLPRHIECFDNSNIQGTNPVAAMVCFKEGKPSKKDYRHFNIKTVIGPNDFASMNEVVGRRYLRLIAEEQPLPDLIVVDGGKGQLSAACDALKNLGLYGQVPIIGIAKRLEEIYFPEDSLPLYIDKKSESLKLIQQIRDEAHRFAITFHRDKRSKGSLVSELEGVESIGKITATKLLKHFGSVRAIRESTIENLTELIGIDRAKKVRAYFDTMAN from the coding sequence ATGCCAGAATTTAATTATAAAGAAGAACTCTCAAAAATTCCATTTGACCCGGGTGTTTATCGGTATTTTGATGAAACCGGTGAGGTAATTTATGTTGGAAAAGCCAAAAGTTTAAGAAACAGGGTTTCAAGCTATTTTCTGAAATCCAATCAGCACGACCGTAAAACCAAACGGCTTGTGAGCCAGATCCGGCGGATTGAATACACCATTGTTCATAGTGAGTGGGATGCTTTGTTACTGGAAAACCAGCTTATAAAACAACTTCAGCCGAAGTTTAATATTTTACTTAAAGACGATAAAACCTATCCTTTCATTTGTGTTACGGACGAGCCTTTTCCACGTGTTTATGTAACCCGGAACCTGGATCGAAAAAAAGGAACATTTTACGGACCCTTTGCGAATCTGCGATCTATGCATACATTATTGGATTTGTTTAAATCATTATATACGATCAGGTCTTGTCAGTTACCGCTGAATAAAACCAATATAGAAGCTGGCAAATTTAAAGTCTGCCTGGAATATCATATTGGTAATTGCAAAGGGCCTTGCGAAGGTTTGCAATCGAAAGAAGATTACAATGTTGAAATTGATCAGGTTCACAATATGCTAAAAGGTAACCTGTCTTTGCCGCAGCAATATTTTAAGGAGAAAATGCTGGAAGCGGCGGAGCAGATGGCTTTTGAACACGCACATTCCTGGAAAACGAAAATTGAACATCTTTCCAGCTTTCAGAGCAAGGCGACAGTTATTAATCCAAAAATCGGTAATGTGGATGTGCTTACCATTGTATCGGATGAGGAAGCTGCATACCTGAATTTTATGAAAATAACAGAAGGTTATATGGTAGCCACGCAGACGGTCGAAATCAAAAAGAAACTGGATGAAAGCGATGTTGACCTGCTGGCTATGATGATAGTTGAGATGCGGACAAAATATGGCGCTGAGGCAAAAGAACTAATTTCTAACTTAAAACCTGACCTGGAACTAAAACTGGAAGTAATTGTCCCGCAAATTGGAGACAAAAAGAAGTTACTGGACATGTCAATGAAAAATGTCATGTATTTCAGGCGTGAAAAGGCAGAACGCAGAGCAGTGGAAGAATCTGCAACAACATCGAAAAAAGACCGGATTTTGATTCGGTTGAAAACAGATTTACAGCTAAAATCTTTACCAAGGCATATCGAATGTTTTGATAACTCAAATATTCAGGGTACCAATCCGGTGGCTGCAATGGTTTGTTTTAAAGAAGGCAAACCTTCGAAAAAGGATTACAGGCATTTTAATATCAAAACAGTGATTGGCCCGAATGACTTTGCTTCGATGAATGAAGTGGTCGGAAGAAGATATTTACGTTTGATTGCCGAAGAGCAGCCACTTCCGGATCTGATTGTAGTCGATGGAGGGAAAGGCCAGTTGAGTGCAGCCTGTGATGCACTAAAAAATCTGGGATTATATGGACAAGTTCCCATTATTGGTATTGCCAAGAGGTTGGAAGAAATCTATTTTCCAGAGGATTCTTTACCGTTGTATATTGACAAAAAATCGGAATCCCTTAAACTAATTCAGCAGATCAGAGATGAGGCTCACCGTTTTGCAATTACTTTCCACAGAGATAAACGAAGTAAAGGCAGTCTGGTAAGTGAACTGGAAGGTGTTGAAAGCATTGGTAAAATTACAGCAACCAAGCTTTTAAAACATTTCGGCTCGGTGCGTGCGATAAGGGAAAGTACAATTGAAAACCTGACAGAACTGATCGGGATCGACAGGGCCAAAAAAGTCAGGGCATATTTTGATACCATGGCGAACTAA
- a CDS encoding glycerate kinase translates to MMQILIAPDKFRGSLEAAEVCHAVEEGILFAYPDARIIAIPLADGGEGTTKILTDKSGGKYISAEVHDPLGRLMNASYGLSGDGKTAFIEMASASGLKLLSAHEYNPRLTNTFGTGQLILDAIEKGVGKIILGIGGSATTDGGIGMAAALGYHFLDENGKILIPIGESLSKINSIDYQNADTRLLSVSITVACDVTNPLFGLNGAAHIYGPQKGADPDMVKELDRGLQNLTKVAKKAFGKDVSDVPGAGAAGGLGAGCLWFLNAELKEGVGIVMEQTNIAQHIQDSALVITGEGKVDEQTLSGKVVKGLADLCGSYDIPLAVVCGTLMITPEETRSAGITYAVSVLNRPMDLDSAQNNAYTLVKDATFNLVRLFFCNK, encoded by the coding sequence ATGATGCAGATACTGATTGCTCCCGACAAATTTCGAGGCTCACTGGAAGCTGCTGAGGTTTGCCATGCAGTAGAGGAAGGTATTCTCTTCGCTTATCCTGATGCAAGGATAATTGCTATCCCGTTGGCGGACGGAGGGGAAGGAACTACAAAAATACTGACTGATAAGTCTGGTGGGAAATACATATCTGCTGAAGTGCATGATCCATTGGGGCGATTGATGAATGCTTCCTACGGCTTGTCAGGCGACGGGAAAACTGCATTTATTGAAATGGCTTCTGCCTCGGGTCTGAAATTACTTTCTGCTCATGAATACAATCCAAGATTAACCAACACTTTTGGCACGGGCCAGCTCATTCTGGATGCAATTGAAAAAGGTGTCGGAAAAATTATTTTAGGTATTGGAGGCAGTGCTACTACCGATGGCGGAATAGGTATGGCGGCTGCTTTGGGTTATCATTTTTTGGATGAAAATGGTAAAATACTTATTCCAATTGGTGAGAGTTTAAGTAAAATAAACAGCATAGATTATCAAAATGCAGATACCCGTCTTCTATCCGTATCAATTACTGTAGCCTGTGATGTAACTAACCCATTGTTTGGCCTGAATGGAGCCGCCCATATTTATGGGCCACAAAAAGGAGCAGACCCGGACATGGTTAAAGAGCTTGATCGGGGTTTGCAAAATCTGACAAAAGTGGCTAAAAAAGCATTTGGCAAAGATGTTAGTGACGTTCCGGGTGCAGGCGCTGCTGGTGGGCTTGGAGCAGGATGTTTGTGGTTTTTAAATGCAGAACTGAAAGAAGGCGTTGGCATTGTAATGGAACAAACCAATATTGCCCAGCACATTCAGGATTCAGCTCTGGTAATAACCGGTGAAGGAAAAGTAGATGAGCAAACTTTAAGCGGCAAGGTGGTAAAAGGACTGGCAGATCTTTGCGGGAGTTATGATATTCCTTTGGCTGTAGTTTGTGGTACGCTAATGATTACTCCTGAAGAAACGAGATCCGCTGGCATTACTTATGCTGTTTCTGTACTTAACCGACCCATGGATCTGGATAGTGCTCAAAACAATGCTTATACTCTGGTGAAGGACGCAACTTTTAACCTGGTACGGTTGTTTTTTTGTAATAAGTAA
- a CDS encoding penicillin-binding protein 1A, producing the protein MIELQPGKYRRSIVRLWRYVGIGIGLVILYIVAVSLNFFWLFGGMPDLKTLENPKSEEASELISEDGKSLGKYFFENRTPIEIGQISPNLLEALLATEDARFVNHSGIDPRSLLRVVKGIVSGNASSGGGSTLTQQVAKNLFQTRSEKFRGVLGYIPLVRTVISKTKEWILAITLERKYTKQEILQMYLNTVSFGNNTYGIKVAAKTYFNKAAWDLNVNEAALLVGMLQNPTLYNPLRFPTNTLNRRNTVLSQMAKYDYIPADKLELYRAKPLGLNFTVDSHNTGLAPYFRESMRNYLKSWVKLYNEEHDENLDLYTSGLKIYTTIDSRMQQYEEQSLHDHMKQQQKLFDAHWKGRNPWIDAHGKEIPGFVDRAVRMSPHFVSLKNDLGEKKAWEIMRKPVKMKVFSWEGEKVITMSPVDSIKYYKRLLRSGMMSMDPRNGHIKAWVGGIDFKYLKYDHVKQGKRQPGSTFKPFVYVSGLDKSFLTPCDHVTDAPVYFPAENGAPAWSPHNSNNKYSYQSLSLRQALGKSVNTVSAYIMKMVRPKTVVEYAHKLGITSKLEEKPSLCLGISDVSVYEMVSAYCSFANGGHRTDPMTVLRIEDRYGNILQEFYQKQNQELSENMAYNMLYLMRGAVEDPGGTAARLKQYGVTEGNEIAAKTGTTSNYSDGWFMGMTQNLVTGIWVGGEDRSIHFRTIELGQGGRMAMPAWGLFMQKVYNDQTLTDYRKGPFIKPDNYVLDCGGVATDSTDTYIPPSRSNDEGVLF; encoded by the coding sequence ATGATTGAATTACAACCCGGAAAATACCGTCGCAGCATCGTTCGTTTATGGAGATATGTGGGCATCGGTATTGGTCTGGTTATATTGTATATTGTTGCAGTAAGTCTAAACTTTTTTTGGTTATTCGGTGGAATGCCGGATTTAAAAACACTGGAAAATCCTAAAAGTGAGGAAGCCTCAGAACTCATTTCAGAAGATGGGAAATCTTTGGGGAAATATTTTTTCGAAAACCGTACCCCTATTGAAATAGGACAGATTTCGCCTAACCTGTTGGAGGCTTTACTAGCAACGGAAGACGCCCGTTTTGTAAATCACTCAGGTATTGACCCAAGAAGTTTACTCCGTGTAGTAAAAGGTATAGTTTCCGGTAATGCAAGCTCAGGTGGTGGTAGTACACTAACGCAGCAGGTTGCAAAAAATCTATTTCAGACCCGTTCTGAAAAATTCCGAGGTGTGCTTGGATATATCCCTTTAGTACGTACAGTTATTTCTAAAACCAAAGAATGGATTCTGGCTATTACGCTGGAACGAAAGTATACCAAACAGGAGATCCTGCAAATGTATCTCAATACGGTTTCTTTTGGTAATAATACTTATGGGATAAAAGTCGCCGCAAAAACATATTTCAATAAAGCTGCCTGGGATTTGAATGTAAATGAAGCGGCACTCCTTGTAGGAATGCTTCAGAATCCGACCCTTTATAATCCGTTGCGTTTTCCAACCAATACACTCAATAGAAGGAATACCGTATTATCGCAGATGGCTAAATACGATTATATCCCTGCGGATAAACTGGAATTGTACAGAGCAAAACCACTTGGCCTCAATTTCACAGTTGATAGTCATAATACAGGATTGGCGCCGTATTTCAGGGAATCCATGCGTAATTATCTGAAAAGTTGGGTTAAATTATATAACGAAGAGCATGACGAAAATCTGGATCTTTATACCAGTGGTTTAAAGATTTATACCACCATCGACTCACGTATGCAGCAATACGAAGAGCAGTCTTTGCACGATCACATGAAACAGCAGCAAAAGCTCTTTGATGCACACTGGAAAGGCCGCAATCCGTGGATTGATGCACATGGTAAAGAAATTCCAGGTTTTGTTGACCGGGCAGTAAGAATGTCTCCGCATTTTGTTTCGCTTAAAAATGACCTTGGTGAGAAAAAAGCTTGGGAAATAATGCGGAAACCTGTAAAAATGAAAGTATTTTCATGGGAAGGGGAAAAGGTTATTACCATGAGCCCTGTCGATTCCATTAAGTATTATAAGCGCCTGCTGAGGTCCGGAATGATGTCAATGGATCCAAGAAATGGCCATATAAAAGCATGGGTTGGCGGTATTGACTTTAAGTATTTAAAATATGACCATGTAAAGCAAGGCAAACGCCAGCCGGGTTCTACTTTTAAGCCTTTTGTTTATGTATCGGGTTTGGATAAAAGTTTTTTGACACCATGTGATCATGTGACGGATGCGCCTGTTTATTTCCCAGCAGAAAATGGTGCGCCAGCCTGGTCTCCGCATAACTCCAATAACAAATATTCGTATCAATCTTTATCATTGAGACAGGCACTTGGTAAGTCAGTAAATACTGTGAGCGCTTACATTATGAAAATGGTGCGTCCTAAAACAGTTGTGGAGTATGCCCATAAACTTGGCATAACCAGTAAACTTGAAGAAAAACCTTCGCTTTGTCTTGGAATCAGTGATGTATCTGTTTACGAAATGGTGAGTGCTTATTGTTCTTTTGCCAATGGAGGACATCGGACCGATCCCATGACAGTTTTACGGATTGAAGATCGTTATGGTAATATTTTACAGGAATTTTATCAGAAACAAAACCAGGAATTAAGTGAAAATATGGCATACAATATGCTGTACCTGATGCGTGGAGCAGTGGAAGATCCGGGAGGAACGGCGGCAAGGCTGAAACAATATGGCGTAACGGAAGGAAATGAAATAGCAGCCAAAACCGGTACAACATCAAATTATTCCGATGGCTGGTTTATGGGTATGACTCAAAATCTTGTAACAGGTATATGGGTAGGCGGTGAAGACAGAAGTATTCACTTTCGTACCATTGAACTGGGGCAAGGTGGCAGAATGGCAATGCCTGCCTGGGGCCTTTTCATGCAAAAGGTCTACAATGACCAGACTCTGACAGATTATCGTAAAGGACCTTTTATAAAGCCCGACAATTATGTTCTTGATTGCGGAGGAGTGGCGACGGATAGTACTGATACTTACATACCACCTTCCCGCTCGAATGACGAAGGTGTGTTATTCTAA
- a CDS encoding tol-pal system YbgF family protein: MNSSDRRLELYDPALINSGKVEFRRIWGNRVLEDDWRRSGKQTRTIVSGNPAAVVDSASVTASVDSVMTKGSAKWLELHEALKKDVPLTDEKFAESQRNKEEALFKLGKIYRFDLKEQDKAIVTFNRVLADFPKTQHKDEIYYLIYLTLADDDNNRTAWKDKLLTEFPNSTYARLISKRSDKDGNASGTGNPVKEYESTYQLYVDGNYEKALEEIEANLPSYKGGVMEDKFALLRVFLIGKVRGKEAYSQAINEFIQLYPSSEYLPRLKEMKELSALSVEKR, translated from the coding sequence ATGAATAGTTCAGACAGAAGATTGGAGCTATACGATCCTGCATTGATTAATTCCGGAAAAGTGGAATTTCGAAGAATCTGGGGTAACCGGGTATTGGAAGATGATTGGCGGAGATCAGGGAAACAAACCCGAACAATTGTTTCCGGTAACCCTGCTGCCGTTGTTGATTCTGCATCGGTTACGGCTTCGGTTGATTCCGTAATGACAAAGGGTAGTGCAAAATGGCTGGAATTGCATGAAGCATTGAAAAAAGATGTTCCTTTAACCGATGAAAAATTTGCAGAATCCCAGAGAAACAAAGAAGAGGCACTTTTTAAATTAGGAAAAATATATCGTTTTGATCTAAAAGAACAGGATAAGGCCATTGTTACTTTTAACCGTGTTCTTGCCGATTTTCCAAAAACTCAGCATAAAGATGAAATATACTATCTCATTTATCTGACCCTTGCCGATGATGATAATAACAGAACTGCCTGGAAGGATAAGTTACTCACTGAATTCCCAAACTCAACCTATGCAAGGCTAATCAGCAAAAGATCAGACAAGGACGGTAATGCATCTGGTACAGGAAATCCGGTAAAGGAATACGAAAGTACTTATCAGTTGTATGTAGACGGGAATTATGAAAAAGCCCTTGAAGAAATTGAGGCAAATCTGCCTTCATATAAAGGAGGTGTAATGGAAGACAAATTTGCTCTGCTTCGCGTTTTCCTGATTGGAAAAGTAAGAGGTAAAGAGGCTTATTCACAAGCAATTAATGAATTTATTCAACTATATCCTTCAAGTGAATACCTTCCCCGGTTAAAAGAAATGAAAGAACTAAGTGCTCTTTCCGTGGAAAAGAGATAG
- a CDS encoding lipopolysaccharide assembly protein LapB: MIDILVSIIHRTALCILVVLMLAACSQYSTKSGAIGFHNFSARYNAYFMADQDLFEAEMAMKKAYKDDYNQLLPILFPIDSVLALPAKAQLEGAIKKASIVAEKHQNSRWIDNSYIILGKSRLYLGQWADGLEALRYVFANGRDENDKNNALIVLMKAYIIKKDFSNALGVAEYLSQQPLSKSTIKDFYLTKAYLHQQNGEYLTSLAILEESFPLLKKSTETAKIHFAAAQMYDRLGQYALANKHYKSVMKNRPNYDMGFYSSMNSLQNRIILEPGTNLSTVGFHNMLSDRKNTDLRDRIYFTMGLLAEHRKQLPEAIDYLQKSVAASTGNNATQKAYTYLQLARINYESLEKFELSKAYYDSALAILPQEAPEYKLVSDRKRALDSFVTEFTIVTTEDSLQKLAQMNPVALDNKIDAIIDAREKVRLAEEKS, encoded by the coding sequence GTGATAGACATTTTAGTGTCCATTATTCATAGAACCGCACTTTGCATACTGGTAGTACTGATGTTGGCCGCCTGCTCCCAATATAGTACTAAGTCTGGCGCGATAGGTTTTCACAACTTTTCAGCCAGGTACAATGCTTATTTTATGGCTGATCAGGATTTGTTTGAAGCTGAAATGGCGATGAAAAAAGCCTATAAGGACGATTACAACCAACTATTACCTATTTTATTTCCTATTGACTCAGTACTTGCTTTGCCCGCAAAAGCACAGCTGGAAGGAGCAATTAAAAAAGCTTCCATTGTTGCAGAAAAACATCAGAACAGCCGTTGGATCGACAATAGTTATATTATTCTGGGGAAATCAAGATTATACCTTGGACAATGGGCCGATGGCTTGGAAGCATTGCGTTATGTGTTTGCCAACGGACGTGATGAAAATGATAAAAACAATGCGTTAATCGTATTGATGAAAGCCTACATTATAAAAAAAGATTTTTCAAATGCACTTGGAGTTGCCGAATATCTAAGCCAGCAACCACTTTCCAAATCTACCATAAAGGATTTTTATCTGACCAAAGCTTATCTGCATCAGCAGAACGGAGAGTACCTTACATCTCTGGCTATATTGGAAGAATCTTTTCCTTTGTTGAAAAAATCAACTGAAACTGCCAAAATCCATTTTGCCGCTGCCCAGATGTATGATCGTCTCGGACAATATGCACTGGCCAACAAACACTACAAAAGTGTAATGAAAAACCGCCCGAATTATGATATGGGTTTTTATTCCTCAATGAATTCGCTCCAAAACAGGATCATATTAGAGCCGGGAACGAACTTGTCGACTGTGGGATTCCATAACATGCTCAGTGACCGTAAAAATACCGATCTTAGGGACCGGATTTACTTTACAATGGGTCTGTTGGCCGAACACAGGAAACAGCTTCCCGAAGCCATTGATTATCTTCAGAAATCCGTCGCTGCTTCTACAGGAAATAATGCAACACAGAAAGCGTACACCTATCTTCAGCTTGCCAGGATAAATTACGAATCATTAGAGAAATTCGAATTATCTAAAGCTTATTATGATAGTGCACTGGCAATACTTCCACAGGAAGCTCCTGAATATAAACTGGTTTCTGACCGCAAAAGAGCCTTGGATAGTTTCGTGACTGAATTCACAATTGTTACAACGGAGGACAGCCTTCAGAAATTAGCACAAATGAATCCGGTAGCTTTGGATAACAAAATTGATGCAATCATTGATGCAAGAGAAAAGGTAAGGTTAGCCGAAGAAAAAAGCTAG
- a CDS encoding AtpZ/AtpI family protein, which yields MEENKKDVSKEAFSVSSDKKSSGFLRYSGMATQMLGTILVFTYAGYKLDEWQQNKIPVWTLVLSLTSIAASLYLLIRGITKTGNRK from the coding sequence ATGGAAGAGAATAAAAAGGATGTATCCAAAGAGGCCTTTTCAGTCTCTTCTGACAAAAAATCGTCTGGTTTTCTCAGATATTCGGGCATGGCAACCCAAATGTTGGGAACCATTCTTGTTTTTACCTACGCTGGCTATAAACTGGATGAATGGCAGCAAAATAAAATCCCTGTCTGGACCCTGGTTTTATCGCTGACTTCAATTGCCGCCTCACTGTATTTACTGATCAGAGGTATCACCAAAACCGGTAACCGGAAATAA